The proteins below come from a single Methanotorris formicicus Mc-S-70 genomic window:
- a CDS encoding DUF2100 domain-containing protein: MITKRMEDSKNLIIKAISTISEIERREKPPVDAKKVSYKDAKPGKIDTNELKKAIYVLIEADEFLYKKAPLHELNEEEAKDFCKLILKAEKHLNNVLKNFGFEFEEKEIDKDALYIVSNKKLFRKLKDKNPDLNVICTEGMLDIEDMKAINPNIPEKALGGIKKKIEITKNNIAKRIEKTKPSKILVVVEDKADELIYKRAKDLYNADKINAEELLE, from the coding sequence ATGATAACCAAAAGGATGGAAGATTCAAAAAATTTAATTATAAAGGCAATATCTACAATATCTGAAATAGAAAGAAGGGAAAAGCCCCCTGTAGATGCTAAAAAAGTATCTTACAAAGATGCAAAACCTGGAAAGATAGATACCAACGAACTTAAAAAGGCAATCTATGTATTGATTGAGGCAGATGAATTTTTATATAAAAAAGCCCCATTACATGAACTTAATGAAGAAGAAGCAAAGGATTTTTGTAAATTAATTTTGAAGGCAGAGAAACATTTAAACAATGTTTTAAAGAACTTCGGATTTGAATTTGAAGAAAAAGAAATTGATAAAGATGCGTTATATATTGTATCAAATAAAAAATTGTTTAGAAAGTTAAAAGATAAGAATCCAGATTTAAATGTTATCTGCACAGAAGGAATGTTGGATATAGAAGACATGAAGGCAATAAATCCAAACATTCCAGAGAAGGCATTGGGAGGGATTAAAAAGAAAATAGAAATAACAAAAAATAATATTGCAAAGAGGATTGAAAAAACAAAACCTTCAAAAATTTTGGTTGTTGTTGAAGATAAGGCAGATGAGTTAATCTATAAGAGAGCAAAAGACCTATACAACGCTGATAAAATTAACGCTGAGGAACTTTTGGAATAA
- a CDS encoding ornithine cyclodeaminase, with translation MFMREIELRGHIIDSLILPKVFDKILDLGGDYKVLKFEIGKRKEDPSYAKILVIGRDEGHVDDILMELRDIGAEIPEIEDVELKEAEKDMVLPDGFYSTTNHITYIKYNGEWIEVENPKMDGVIVVYPEEKRAEVKTIRKVKKGDLIVVGHKGIRVIPPEKPREKGELFEFMKSEASSEKPKETIIRKIAKEMYAIREEYGKTGKGGIVVVGGPAIVHTGAGEALAKLIKMGYVQALFSGNALATHDIEWALYGTSLGVNIETGKPVSGGHRHHLYAINTIMKAGSIKEAVEKGILKKGIMYECIKNNIPYVLAGSIRDDGPLPDVITDVVEAQDKMREMLKGKKMVLMLSTMLHSIATGNLLPSYVKTICVDINPATVTKLMDRGTSQAIGVVTDVGVFLPMLVEELERLEENKKD, from the coding sequence ATGTTCATGAGAGAGATTGAATTAAGAGGGCATATAATAGATAGTTTGATTCTTCCAAAGGTATTTGATAAAATTTTGGATTTGGGCGGAGATTATAAGGTTTTGAAATTTGAGATTGGGAAGAGGAAGGAGGATCCATCCTATGCAAAGATACTAGTTATTGGAAGGGATGAGGGGCATGTTGATGACATTTTAATGGAACTTAGAGACATTGGGGCGGAGATTCCAGAAATTGAGGATGTTGAGTTGAAAGAAGCGGAGAAGGATATGGTATTGCCAGATGGTTTCTATTCAACAACCAACCATATAACCTACATAAAATATAATGGGGAATGGATTGAGGTAGAGAATCCAAAGATGGATGGGGTTATTGTTGTTTATCCAGAGGAAAAGAGGGCAGAGGTTAAAACAATAAGGAAGGTTAAAAAGGGAGATTTAATTGTTGTTGGGCATAAGGGTATAAGGGTTATCCCGCCAGAAAAACCAAGGGAAAAGGGAGAGTTATTTGAGTTCATGAAATCAGAGGCCTCCTCTGAAAAGCCAAAAGAAACAATAATAAGAAAAATAGCAAAAGAAATGTATGCAATAAGAGAGGAATATGGGAAGACAGGAAAAGGGGGCATTGTTGTTGTTGGGGGCCCAGCAATAGTGCACACAGGAGCAGGAGAAGCATTGGCTAAGTTAATAAAAATGGGTTATGTTCAGGCATTATTTAGTGGAAATGCACTTGCTACACACGACATTGAATGGGCTTTATATGGAACTTCACTCGGCGTTAATATAGAAACTGGAAAACCAGTTTCAGGAGGGCATAGGCATCATTTGTATGCAATAAACACCATAATGAAGGCAGGAAGTATAAAGGAAGCAGTTGAGAAGGGGATTTTAAAGAAAGGAATTATGTATGAATGTATAAAGAATAATATCCCATACGTATTGGCTGGAAGTATTAGGGATGATGGACCTTTACCAGATGTTATAACAGACGTTGTTGAAGCACAGGATAAGATGAGGGAGATGCTAAAAGGCAAAAAGATGGTTTTAATGCTTTCAACAATGCTCCACTCAATAGCAACAGGTAATCTCCTCCCATCCTATGTAAAAACAATCTGCGTTGACATAAACCCCGCAACAGTTACAAAATTGATGGATAGGGGAACATCCCAAGCAATTGGAGTAGTTACTGATGTTGGTGTATTCTTACCTATGCTCGTTGAAGAGTTAGAGAGGTTGGAAGAAAATAAAAAAGATTAA
- a CDS encoding DEAD/DEAH box helicase, with product MGFKELGLSENTLKALEKKGFKEPTEIQEKTIPILLNGDIDVVGQAQTGTGKTAAFGLPLIEKIDENSKDVQALILTPTRELSIQVSEEIDSLKGNKNLKILPVYGGQPIEPQIRQLKRGVHIVVGTPGRILDHIKRGSLNLKNISYLVLDEADEMLNMGFIDDVEEILRHTNKNKRVLLFSATLPRTILNLAKRYMGEYKLVSVKKETLTTNLVEQIYYEVSNSKKFDALCRVIDVEDDFYGLVFCKTRADVNEVANKLVENGYEADALHGDIAQKQRERILNKFKKKRINILVATDVAARGIDINNLTHVINYSLPQNPESYVHRIGRTGRAGKKGTAITFISPDEYRKLNYIKKIAKANIRKEKLPEKEDITNAKKSKILNKIAEIIKSENYLEYVELSQKLIEEFGAEKALAGLLKYYFKDGLNKNSIRTQKRVINTRRERKARY from the coding sequence ATGGGTTTTAAAGAATTAGGTTTATCTGAGAATACATTAAAGGCATTAGAGAAAAAAGGATTTAAAGAACCTACTGAAATTCAGGAAAAAACAATTCCAATTCTTTTAAATGGAGATATTGATGTCGTAGGGCAGGCACAAACAGGAACAGGAAAGACGGCAGCATTTGGATTGCCATTAATTGAAAAGATTGATGAGAACTCAAAAGACGTTCAGGCACTTATCTTAACTCCTACAAGAGAATTATCTATCCAAGTTTCAGAAGAAATAGATTCTTTAAAAGGAAATAAAAATCTAAAAATACTTCCTGTTTATGGGGGACAACCAATTGAACCGCAAATAAGGCAATTAAAAAGGGGCGTTCACATAGTAGTTGGAACTCCTGGGAGAATATTAGACCACATTAAAAGAGGTAGTTTAAATTTAAAAAATATCTCCTATTTGGTTTTAGATGAGGCAGATGAAATGTTAAACATGGGATTCATTGATGATGTAGAGGAGATTTTAAGGCACACCAACAAAAATAAAAGAGTTCTTCTCTTCTCTGCAACATTGCCAAGAACCATATTAAATTTAGCAAAAAGGTATATGGGAGAATATAAATTAGTAAGTGTAAAAAAAGAAACACTCACCACAAATTTAGTGGAGCAGATTTATTATGAGGTCTCCAATTCAAAGAAATTTGATGCATTATGCAGGGTTATAGATGTTGAAGATGATTTCTATGGATTGGTGTTTTGTAAAACAAGGGCAGATGTAAATGAAGTTGCAAATAAACTTGTTGAAAATGGATATGAAGCAGATGCATTGCATGGAGATATTGCTCAAAAGCAAAGAGAAAGGATACTAAACAAATTCAAGAAAAAGAGAATCAATATTTTGGTTGCTACAGATGTTGCTGCGAGAGGTATTGATATTAACAACTTAACACATGTGATAAACTACTCTCTCCCTCAAAATCCTGAATCCTATGTGCATAGAATAGGAAGAACGGGAAGAGCGGGGAAAAAAGGAACTGCTATAACCTTTATATCCCCAGATGAATATAGAAAACTCAACTATATCAAAAAAATTGCAAAGGCAAATATTAGAAAAGAAAAACTTCCTGAAAAAGAAGATATTACAAATGCAAAAAAATCAAAGATTTTGAATAAAATTGCAGAAATCATCAAATCAGAAAATTACTTAGAATACGTTGAATTGTCCCAGAAGTTAATTGAGGAATTTGGTGCAGAGAAGGCATTAGCAGGTCTTTTAAAGTATTATTTTAAAGATGGGTTGAATAAAAATAGTATAAGAACCCAGAAAAGAGTAATAAACACAAGAAGAGAGAGAAAAGCAAGATATTAA
- a CDS encoding PIN domain-containing protein, with the protein MESNRIFFDSNVLIYHLCGKEKARDLIEKVENDEIIGFINPIVISEVLFFYIRANTKKKPYDIKKKPEILKSLDFDNVFELFSIFRILDLNGEIVKISKEIIKNYGLLPNDDFEKVDFLEIIK; encoded by the coding sequence ATGGAGAGCAATAGAATATTCTTTGATTCTAATGTTTTAATTTATCATTTATGCGGTAAAGAAAAAGCAAGGGATTTAATTGAAAAAGTAGAAAATGACGAAATCATTGGATTTATAAACCCAATTGTTATTTCAGAGGTTTTATTTTTTTATATAAGGGCAAACACCAAAAAGAAACCTTATGACATTAAAAAGAAACCAGAAATTTTAAAATCATTAGATTTTGACAATGTGTTTGAGTTATTTTCAATTTTTAGAATATTGGATTTAAATGGGGAAATTGTTAAAATCTCCAAAGAAATCATTAAAAATTATGGATTGCTCCCAAATGATGATTTTGAAAAAGTAGATTTCTTGGAGATTATCAAATAA
- a CDS encoding antitoxin family protein — translation MEIVVDAIYENGILKLKKGLNLPNGCKVKVKITPKKISEKTYGILKLTDEEIKEIIEEIENGEQ, via the coding sequence ATGGAAATTGTTGTTGATGCAATCTACGAAAATGGTATTTTAAAACTCAAAAAGGGCTTAAACCTTCCAAATGGTTGCAAAGTTAAGGTAAAAATAACACCAAAAAAAATTTCCGAGAAAACTTATGGCATACTAAAACTTACCGATGAGGAAATCAAAGAAATCATTGAGGAGATTGAGAATGGAGAGCAATAG
- the cobQ gene encoding cobyric acid synthase CobQ, giving the protein MAKFIMVVGTSSNSGKTVLVSALCRILANKGYKVAPFKSQNMSLNSRVAKEDGEIAVAQYTQAKAAKTEPSIHFNPILLKPKGNFISQVIVHGKPYKDMNYNEYRKNKDYFLKKIKESLDYLDKNYDYVVMEGAGSCCEINLLDDDIANLRIAEMVNAKAILVADIDRGGVFASIYGTIELLPKNWRKLIKGIVINKFRGNVDVLKSGIEKIEELTGVPVLGIIPYDENLILPEEDSQALQSKKTFGNLNSKVEVNVLRFSKISNFTDVDALSRDAFIKFIDFGENITGDILILPGTRTSTKEMHLIKKYGMDKKIWEFIKKGGIVLGICGGYQVMGKVLVDENKKESEVGTIEGLGVFGAITYFGNEKAIKNSKGILEIDGKVFEVEGYELHEGITYSNEKPLIKLDKGFGNKGDGFDGSIKKIGNAYLIGTYFHGILDNYEFRNYLINIVRKRKGLKEIKGDNYGKVFEENMDKLAKIVENSVNLDWIIEDKKQKQINILLFSLFLCLLLFSGFLYYFYSTHL; this is encoded by the coding sequence ATGGCAAAATTCATAATGGTTGTCGGAACATCTTCAAATAGTGGGAAAACCGTATTGGTTTCAGCATTGTGTAGAATTTTGGCAAATAAAGGATACAAAGTAGCTCCATTCAAATCCCAAAATATGAGTTTAAATTCAAGGGTTGCTAAGGAAGATGGGGAGATTGCAGTTGCTCAATATACTCAAGCAAAGGCGGCAAAAACAGAACCTTCAATCCACTTCAACCCCATTTTACTAAAACCGAAGGGAAACTTCATCTCCCAAGTTATCGTTCATGGAAAGCCATATAAGGATATGAATTATAACGAATATAGGAAAAATAAGGACTATTTCCTAAAAAAAATAAAAGAGAGTTTGGATTATTTGGATAAGAATTATGATTATGTTGTTATGGAAGGGGCGGGAAGTTGTTGCGAGATTAATTTGTTGGATGATGATATAGCAAATTTGAGAATTGCGGAGATGGTTAATGCAAAGGCAATTTTAGTTGCAGATATCGACAGAGGAGGAGTGTTTGCATCAATTTATGGGACTATTGAACTCCTCCCTAAAAATTGGAGAAAATTGATAAAGGGAATTGTGATAAATAAGTTTAGGGGGAATGTTGATGTTTTAAAGAGCGGGATAGAGAAGATTGAAGAACTAACGGGCGTTCCAGTTTTGGGAATTATTCCTTATGATGAAAATCTAATTCTACCTGAGGAGGATAGTCAAGCATTGCAAAGTAAAAAAACCTTTGGAAATTTAAATAGTAAGGTAGAGGTTAATGTTTTGAGATTTTCAAAAATCTCCAACTTTACAGATGTCGATGCATTATCAAGGGATGCTTTTATAAAATTTATTGATTTTGGGGAGAATATAACAGGGGATATATTAATCCTTCCAGGGACGAGAACATCGACAAAGGAAATGCATTTAATAAAAAAATATGGCATGGATAAGAAGATTTGGGAGTTTATTAAAAAAGGAGGTATTGTTTTGGGAATTTGCGGGGGTTATCAGGTTATGGGGAAGGTGTTGGTTGATGAAAACAAGAAGGAAAGTGAAGTTGGAACTATTGAGGGATTGGGGGTATTTGGTGCCATAACATATTTTGGCAATGAGAAGGCAATAAAAAACTCTAAAGGGATTTTGGAAATTGATGGGAAGGTTTTTGAGGTTGAAGGTTATGAGTTGCATGAAGGAATAACTTACTCTAATGAAAAACCACTTATCAAATTAGATAAGGGCTTTGGGAATAAGGGAGATGGTTTTGATGGTTCTATAAAGAAAATAGGGAATGCCTACTTAATTGGAACGTATTTCCATGGGATTTTGGATAACTATGAGTTTAGGAACTATTTGATTAATATCGTGAGGAAGAGAAAAGGGCTAAAAGAGATAAAAGGAGATAATTATGGGAAGGTTTTTGAAGAGAATATGGATAAATTGGCAAAAATTGTTGAAAATAGTGTAAATCTTGATTGGATAATAGAAGATAAAAAACAAAAGCAAATTAATATCTTGCTTTTCTCTCTCTTCTTGTGTTTATTACTCTTTTCTGGGTTCTTATACTATTTTTATTCAACCCATCTTTAA
- the hisC gene encoding histidinol-phosphate transaminase, translating into MIEDKIRDVVKQFKPYVPGKSKEEIVRKYGINPEEIIKLGSNENPWGPSPKIKEEILKEVPKLHQYPEPVSPELLEELSKFLDVPKENIIVGGDGADEIIDTIMRTFIDEGDEVIIPIPTFTQYAISTKIYGANIRWAKFDKERDFQLDVDSVLSNINERTKVIFLCTPNNPTGNIIDKKDVEKIINSTDALVVIDHAYIEYSKKEYDLTKWALKYDNVLVLRTFSKVFGLAGQRIGYGITNEKIINYMMRVKPVFSLTRLSQICAITALRDREFFERCVRDGIKSREMLYEGLKKFKDIRVYPSEANYLLVELKTMISKEFCEELLKRGVIVRDCSSFDGLGDNYVRISIGTFEENERFLKILEEIIK; encoded by the coding sequence TTGATTGAAGATAAAATAAGAGATGTTGTTAAACAATTCAAACCCTACGTTCCAGGAAAATCAAAGGAAGAAATTGTAAGGAAATATGGCATAAATCCAGAGGAAATTATTAAATTAGGTTCAAATGAAAATCCCTGGGGACCTTCACCAAAAATTAAGGAAGAGATATTGAAAGAAGTTCCAAAACTCCACCAATATCCAGAACCAGTTAGCCCAGAGTTGTTGGAAGAGTTGAGCAAGTTCTTGGATGTGCCAAAGGAGAATATTATCGTTGGTGGAGATGGGGCGGATGAGATAATTGATACAATAATGAGGACTTTTATTGATGAGGGAGATGAGGTTATTATTCCAATCCCAACATTCACACAATATGCCATATCGACAAAGATTTATGGAGCAAATATAAGATGGGCTAAATTTGATAAGGAGAGGGACTTCCAGTTGGATGTTGATAGTGTTTTGAGCAACATAAATGAGAGGACAAAAGTAATCTTCCTTTGCACACCAAACAACCCGACAGGGAACATTATTGACAAAAAAGATGTTGAAAAAATCATAAACTCAACCGATGCACTCGTTGTTATAGACCATGCATACATTGAATATTCAAAGAAAGAGTATGACTTAACAAAATGGGCATTGAAATATGATAATGTCTTAGTTTTAAGGACATTCTCAAAGGTATTTGGTTTAGCAGGACAGAGGATTGGTTATGGTATAACAAATGAGAAAATAATTAACTATATGATGAGAGTTAAGCCAGTATTTAGTTTAACAAGATTGAGCCAGATTTGTGCAATAACTGCTTTGAGAGATAGGGAGTTCTTTGAGAGATGTGTGAGAGATGGAATAAAAAGCAGGGAAATGCTCTATGAAGGATTGAAGAAATTTAAGGACATAAGGGTTTATCCTTCAGAGGCAAATTATCTATTAGTTGAATTAAAAACAATGATATCAAAGGAGTTTTGTGAAGAACTTTTAAAAAGAGGAGTTATTGTTAGAGATTGCTCTTCATTTGATGGTTTGGGAGATAATTATGTTAGAATTTCAATTGGAACATTTGAAGAGAATGAGAGGTTCTTAAAAATATTGGAGGAAATTATTAAATAA
- a CDS encoding 2-oxoacid:ferredoxin oxidoreductase subunit beta, with protein sequence MHPALKYMRTDRLPHIFCSGCGNGIVINCFLNAIEKLNIKPEDYIAVSGIGCSSRVPGYLYCDSLHTTHGRPIAFALGIKVARPDKKVVVFTGDGDLAAIGGNHFIHGCRRNIDMTVICINNNIYGMTGGQCSPTTPHHKKATTAPYGNPENPMDLCKLAEAAGATYVARWTTAHPIQLVNAIKKGLQKKGFSFIEVVSQCPTYYGRFNVSRKPSEMMKFLKESSIIINRAKDMSKEELNGKIIVGEFVDIEKPEFIEELHKLQQ encoded by the coding sequence ATGCATCCAGCATTAAAGTATATGAGAACAGATAGATTACCACACATATTTTGTTCAGGGTGTGGGAACGGGATTGTAATAAACTGCTTTTTAAATGCTATTGAGAAACTCAACATAAAACCAGAGGATTACATTGCAGTTTCAGGAATTGGCTGTTCTTCAAGAGTTCCGGGATACTTGTATTGTGATTCCTTACACACAACACACGGAAGACCTATTGCATTTGCCTTAGGAATTAAAGTAGCGAGACCAGATAAAAAGGTTGTTGTATTTACAGGAGATGGGGATTTAGCAGCGATAGGAGGAAACCACTTCATCCATGGATGTAGGAGAAACATTGACATGACAGTTATCTGTATAAACAACAACATCTACGGAATGACTGGAGGGCAGTGTTCTCCAACAACACCACACCATAAAAAAGCGACAACCGCTCCCTACGGAAACCCAGAAAATCCAATGGACTTATGTAAATTGGCTGAAGCAGCAGGGGCAACTTACGTAGCAAGATGGACAACAGCCCATCCAATCCAATTAGTAAATGCAATAAAGAAGGGACTTCAAAAGAAGGGCTTTTCATTCATTGAGGTTGTTTCCCAATGTCCAACATACTATGGAAGATTTAATGTATCAAGGAAACCATCTGAAATGATGAAATTCCTAAAAGAAAGTTCTATCATCATCAACAGAGCAAAAGATATGTCAAAGGAAGAGTTGAACGGAAAAATCATTGTTGGGGAGTTTGTGGATATTGAAAAACCAGAGTTCATTGAAGAATTGCATAAACTTCAACAATAA
- a CDS encoding 2-oxoacid:ferredoxin oxidoreductase subunit gamma: MRKEIRLSGFGGQGIILAGVILGRAASLYDKKEAVQTQSYGPEARGGASKSEVVIDDKLIDFPKVIKPDILVCMSQPAFDKYVNDIKENGFLLIDEDLVSGEDIPNVKFYKIPFTRIANEEVGLGIVANIVMLGALTRITGIVSKESMEKAILDSVPKGTEEKNLLAFNKGYEFAGKLIE, encoded by the coding sequence ATGAGAAAAGAAATAAGGTTGTCTGGATTTGGTGGGCAAGGGATTATATTGGCAGGAGTTATCTTAGGAAGGGCGGCATCTTTATATGATAAGAAAGAGGCGGTTCAAACACAATCCTACGGTCCAGAGGCAAGAGGTGGAGCGAGTAAGTCAGAGGTAGTTATTGATGATAAGTTAATTGACTTCCCAAAGGTCATAAAGCCAGATATTTTAGTCTGTATGTCCCAGCCAGCATTTGATAAATATGTTAATGATATAAAGGAAAATGGGTTTTTACTTATCGATGAAGATTTGGTCTCAGGAGAGGATATTCCAAACGTAAAGTTTTATAAAATCCCATTTACAAGAATTGCAAATGAGGAAGTTGGTTTGGGAATTGTAGCAAATATTGTAATGCTTGGGGCTTTAACAAGAATTACAGGCATAGTTTCAAAAGAAAGTATGGAAAAGGCAATATTAGACAGTGTTCCAAAGGGAACTGAGGAGAAGAATTTATTGGCATTCAATAAGGGTTATGAATTTGCTGGAAAATTAATTGAATAA